A region from the Eptesicus fuscus isolate TK198812 chromosome 1, DD_ASM_mEF_20220401, whole genome shotgun sequence genome encodes:
- the LOC129148594 gene encoding melanoma-associated antigen D4-like, translated as MAEGSSPMESECCNVEDMEDGLEEVREYEMFDGNEYEEFGAFGGYGTFTSFDIHLLRAFGSLGTSLRVLANEPWELDHPMLARTLVDAFRADPEPAPNEEEDQSGNAGRGDSNRAARTAARAAARAAAAAARALYNQVVTSRPMTTDQASREDTQPTASSPHSSQMPGNSEMAASGAPATSSQPQPASQAREAASSRAPCASEVDATQPKKAFLGQNDGFDFTQPAGVSGIAFPRPKRPAPAPEPAPEGPSAQAASAGEGAATRPKTAKSGKALAKTRWVEPQNVVAAAAAKAKMATSAPEPEGAAATAQKNRDEPWARMGGKRTKKSKHLDDEYESSEEEREPPVVPPTWRASQPPLTVRAQMAPRAQMGPRPPMAQRPQVPSRHVLSLPPRNVALLQDRANKLVKYLMIKDYKKIPIKRSDMMKDVIREYDEHFPEIIERATYTLEKKFGIHLKEIDKEEHLYILTCTRDSSARLLGKTKDTPRLSLLLVILGVIFMNGNRVSEAVLWEALRKMGLRPGVRHPFLGDLKKLITNDFVRQKYLEYKKVPNSSPPEYEFFWGLRARYETSKMRVLRFIAQYQNRDPRDWKAHFLEAVDDAFKTMDADMAEEHARAQMRARMNIGDEALIGRWSWDDVQVELLTWDEDGDFGDAWARIPFAFWARYHQYILNSNRANRRTTWRAGVSSGNIGAANASLIDGPSTSSTIRSRNAARTTANFFSWIQQR; from the exons ATGGCTGAGGGAAGCTCCCCCATGGAATCAGAATGCTGCAACGTTGAAGACATGGAAGACGGTCTTGAGGAAGTGAGGGAGTACGAGATGTTTGACGGAAATGAGTATGAAGAATTTGGTGCTTTCGGAGGCTATGGCACCTTCACCAGCTTTGACATTCATCTCCTCCGAGCCTTTGGGAGCTTGGGAACAAGCCTTCGTGTCTTGGCG AATGAGCCCTGGGAACTGGACCACCCTATGCTGGCCCGGACTCTGGTGGATGCGTTCCGAGCGGATCCAGAACCAGCTCCCAACGAGGAGGAGGACCAGTCTGGCAATGCAGGCCGAGGTGACTCCAACCGTGCTGCTCGGACGGCTGCCCGGGCTGCTGCCcgggctgctgctgccgccgcccgTGCCCTCTACAATCAGGTGGTCACTAGCCGCCCGATGACCACAGATCAGGCCTCCAGAGAAGATACCCAGCCCACGGCATCTTCCCCGCACAGCTCCCAGATGCCAGGCAACAGTGAGATGGCTGCCTCGGGGGCGCCAGCAACCTCCTCGCAGCCCCAGCCGGCCTCCCAGGCCCGCGAGGCTGCTTCCTCTCGGGCTCCATGTGCCAGTGAGGTGGATGCCACCCAGCCCAAGAAAGCCTTTCTGGGTCAGAATGATGGCTTTGATTTCACCCAGCCGGCAGGTGTCAGTGGCATAGCCTTCCCCCGCCCCAAGAGACCCGCCCCGGCCCCAGAGCCCGCCCCAGAGGGCCCCAGTGCTCAGGCAGCAtcggctggggagggggcagccaccAGGCCCAAGACCGCCAAGTCTGGGAAGGCTCTCGCTAAGACTCGGTGGGTGGAGCCTCAGAATGttgtggcagcagctgctgccaagGCCAAGATGGCCACAAGCGCCCCTGAGCCTGAGGGTGCAGCTGCCACTGCTCAGAAGAACCGCGATGAGCCCTGGGCCAGGATGGGAGGCAAGAGAACAAAGAAG TCCAAGCACCTGGATGATGAGTATGAGAGCAGCGAGGAGGAGAGAGAGCCTCCTGTGGTCCCACCGACCTGGAGAGCATCGCAGCCCCCATTGACAGTGCGGGCTCAGATGGCCCCACGGGCTCAGATGGGCCCTCGGCCCCCGATGGCCCAGAGGCCCCAGGTGCCCTCGAGGCACGTACTGAGCTTGCCACCCCGCAACGTGGCCCTTCTGCAAGATAGG GCAAATAAGTTGGTGAAATATCTGATGATCAAGGACTACAAGAAGATCCCCATCAAGCGCTCAG aCATGATGAAGGACGTCATCCGAGAATATGACGAGCACTTTCCTGAGATCATTGAGCGGGCAACATACACCCTGGAAaag AAGTTCGGGATCCACCTGAAGGAGATCGACAAGGAAGAACATCTGTACATTCTCACCTGCACGCGGGATTCTTCAGCTCGCCTCCTGGGAAA GACCAAGGACACTCCCAGGCTGAGTCTCCTCTTGGTGATTCTGGGAGTCATCTTCATGAATGGCAACCGTGTCAGCGAGG CTGTCCTCTGGGAGGCACTACGCAAGATGGGACTGCGCCCTGG GGTGAGGCACCCATTCCTCGGCGATCTGAAGAAGCTCATTACAAACGACTTTGTGAGGCAGAA GTACCTGGAATACAAGAAGGTCCCCAATAGCAGCCCACCCGAGTATGAGTTCTTCTGGGGCCTGCGGGCCCGCTACGAGACCAGCAAGATGAGGGTGCTGAGATTCATCGCCCAG TATCAGAACCGAGACCCCCGGGACTGGAAGGCTCACTTCCTGGAGGCTGTGGATGACGCCTTCAAGACCATGGACGCGGATATGGCCGAGGAGCATGCCAGGGCCCAGATGAGGGCCCGCATGAACATCGGGGATGAAGCTCTGATTGGACGGTGGAGCTGGGACGACGTACAGGTGGAGctcctgacctgggatgaggacGGAGATTTTGGCGACGCCTGGGCCAGGATCCCCTTTGCTTTCTGGGCCAGATACCATCAGTACATTCTGAATAGCAACCGTGCCAACAGGAGAACCACTTGGAGAGCTGGCGTCAGCAGTGGCAACATTGGTGCGGCCAACGCCAGCCTCATAGATGGCCCTAGCACCAGCTCCACCATCCGGAGCAGAAATGCCGCCAGAACCACTGCCAACTTCTTCTCCTGGATCCA GCAACGCTGA